A section of the Haloferax sp. Atlit-12N genome encodes:
- the rhcB gene encoding L-rhamnose 1-dehydrogenase (part of the rhamnose catabolism pathway) has product MSTHTDTRLRDRHIVVTGGARGIGRGIAVRCARAGADVSIFDTKPEVAAETAELVRELGGEAEVYEVDVTDAEGVETAVDAAIDSLGDIHGLVNNAGVQQAIPLLETTEDDWDLHFEVNAKGTFLVSKAVAARMVDREIEGSIVNISSVGAERPFAGQGAYGASKAAVLAFTTVLAKELSDHGITVNALKPGTVETPMVEAWLDEHAEQSGKSPDEILAETLDVHILDRIGQPEEVGHVAVLLLSEEGDWITGESIAVDGGYLKQ; this is encoded by the coding sequence GCGGTCCGCTGCGCCCGGGCCGGAGCCGACGTATCGATTTTCGACACGAAGCCCGAAGTGGCCGCGGAGACAGCTGAACTCGTTCGCGAGCTGGGTGGCGAGGCCGAGGTGTACGAGGTCGACGTGACCGACGCCGAGGGCGTGGAAACCGCCGTCGACGCCGCTATCGACTCGCTCGGTGACATCCACGGCCTCGTGAACAACGCGGGCGTCCAGCAGGCCATCCCGCTTCTCGAAACGACCGAAGACGACTGGGACCTCCACTTCGAAGTGAACGCCAAGGGGACGTTCCTCGTCTCCAAGGCCGTCGCCGCCCGGATGGTCGACCGCGAAATCGAGGGGAGCATCGTCAACATCTCGTCGGTCGGCGCGGAGCGACCGTTCGCCGGACAGGGCGCGTACGGCGCGTCCAAGGCGGCTGTCCTCGCCTTCACGACCGTGCTGGCGAAGGAACTGAGCGACCACGGCATCACCGTCAACGCGCTCAAGCCCGGCACCGTCGAGACGCCGATGGTCGAAGCGTGGCTCGACGAACACGCCGAGCAGTCGGGCAAGTCGCCGGACGAAATCCTCGCGGAGACGCTCGACGTGCACATCCTCGACCGAATCGGTCAACCCGAGGAAGTCGGTCACGTCGCGGTCCTCCTGCTCTCCGAGGAGGGCGACTGGATCACCGGCGAGTCCATCGCCGTCGACGGCGGCTACCTCAAGCAATAA